The following proteins are encoded in a genomic region of Arachis ipaensis cultivar K30076 chromosome B02, Araip1.1, whole genome shotgun sequence:
- the LOC107627647 gene encoding uncharacterized protein LOC107627647 produces the protein MGTGQQFSQHLVKCIEANLKTARCFTVTLYDRDNSEFTVAETTPTGTFSLGTYRVSLASRTCDCGYFQALHFPCQHALACCAYARVSWSSYVHSVYQISSVFNVYRMGFTPPIPEGYWPPYDGPTVIPDPNRRRAREGRPRSTRIRTNMDEADPNRPKRCGLCRQPGHTRRRCPQVVGSSQTGRN, from the coding sequence ATGGGCACCGGACAGCAGTTCAGTCAGCATTTGGTGAAGTGTattgaggccaacttgaagacggccaggtgcttcacggtgacgtTGTATGACCGTgataactccgagttcaccgtaGCGGAGACCACTCCGACTGGTACTTTCTCATTGGGTACTTACCGAGTATCGCTTGCCTCCCGGACATGTGACTGTGGGTACTTTCAGGCGCTTCATTTCCCGTGTCAGCACGCACTTGCATGCTGTGCCTACGCACGTGTGAGCTGGAGCTCCTATGTTCATAGCGTCTATCAGATTAGCTCGGTGTTCAATGTCTATCGGATGGGATTCACACCTCCAATCCCGGAGGGCTACTGGCCACCCTACGATGGGCCCACCGTGATTCCGGACCCAAACAGAAGGCGTGCGAGAGAGGGGAGGCCTAGATCCACAAGGATACGGACGAATATGGATGAGGCAGATCCAAACAGGCCAAAACGGTGTGGCCTTTGTCGCCAACCCGGACACACTAGACGTAGATGCCCACAGGTAGTAGGATCGTCTCAGACAGGGCGAAATTAG